In one window of Alphaproteobacteria bacterium DNA:
- the hscA gene encoding Fe-S protein assembly chaperone HscA codes for MLLQITEPISTLVQEKLSQAVAIGIDLGTTNSVVAYSQNQKPFVLQDAQGVSLLPSVVAYLDGTAPIVGEKAIDLIEEMPDCVVTSSKRLMGRSGSEVAEIAGNFVHIMTDQDSQDKVVRLIIGGQVKTPIEVAADILRELKNQAEVALKQPIEKVVITVPAYFDEAARQATKEAAALAGLQIMRLINEPTAAALAYGLDHGIEGIYAVYDFGGGTFDFSLLRMTKGVFQVLATGGDVALGGDDIDRLILEYLRHMSSGIELPTKSYKQALKITREIKEYLSHQERGMWALPGGNECPLDRQTLEQLAAPLVEKTIDICRQVLISADLKPKDIHGVILVGGGTRMPLIQERVSEFFEQNPLTNLNPDEVVALGAALQAEALTHGSETLLLDVTPLSLGIETMGGLVEKIIPRNTPIPVSVSQEFTTYQDGQTAMKIHILQGERELVEHCRSLGEFNLTGIPPMTANAARIAVTFQVDVDGLLTVSATEKTTNISQEVTLKPSYGLTEEDYVRILRENVVHGQKDIKNRLLIEAKVKAQQLLHQLDKAIKVDGDLLTAIEHNNLLQAMEALEERLTDGDQDAIVKRQKLLESISAPFATRRVERLVGEAVTISSPPEK; via the coding sequence ATGTTGCTGCAAATAACAGAGCCCATATCCACCCTCGTTCAAGAAAAACTTTCTCAAGCTGTAGCTATAGGCATTGATTTGGGAACAACAAATTCTGTTGTCGCTTATTCGCAAAATCAAAAACCATTTGTTTTGCAAGATGCGCAAGGGGTCAGTTTACTGCCGTCGGTTGTGGCTTATTTGGATGGGACCGCACCGATTGTGGGCGAAAAGGCCATCGACTTAATTGAAGAAATGCCAGACTGTGTGGTGACATCTTCAAAGCGCTTGATGGGACGTTCAGGTTCAGAAGTTGCTGAGATAGCGGGAAATTTTGTACACATAATGACAGATCAAGACTCTCAGGACAAAGTGGTGAGATTGATAATTGGTGGCCAGGTCAAAACGCCTATTGAAGTTGCAGCAGATATTTTACGTGAACTAAAAAATCAAGCTGAAGTTGCCTTAAAACAGCCTATTGAAAAGGTCGTTATAACGGTGCCGGCTTATTTTGATGAAGCTGCACGGCAAGCGACTAAAGAAGCTGCAGCTCTTGCGGGTTTGCAAATTATGCGCTTGATTAACGAGCCTACGGCTGCCGCATTAGCCTATGGTTTAGATCACGGGATCGAAGGAATCTACGCTGTTTATGATTTTGGAGGGGGAACATTTGATTTCTCTCTTTTGCGCATGACAAAAGGTGTGTTCCAAGTGCTGGCAACAGGAGGTGATGTTGCCTTGGGCGGCGATGATATTGATCGACTTATTTTAGAATATCTCCGTCACATGTCGTCTGGAATTGAGCTCCCGACCAAATCTTATAAACAAGCCTTAAAAATAACGCGAGAAATAAAAGAATACTTATCGCACCAGGAAAGAGGGATGTGGGCGCTGCCCGGCGGAAACGAGTGTCCGTTAGATCGTCAAACATTAGAACAATTAGCAGCCCCACTTGTTGAAAAAACAATTGATATTTGTCGTCAAGTCTTAATAAGTGCAGATTTAAAACCCAAAGATATTCATGGTGTTATTCTAGTCGGCGGCGGAACTCGAATGCCGTTAATTCAAGAAAGAGTATCTGAATTCTTTGAACAAAATCCTTTAACAAATCTGAACCCTGATGAAGTCGTTGCTTTAGGGGCAGCTTTACAAGCAGAGGCTTTAACTCACGGATCTGAAACATTGCTTTTGGATGTAACCCCATTATCATTAGGTATAGAAACTATGGGGGGGCTGGTTGAAAAAATTATTCCCCGCAATACACCTATACCCGTAAGTGTTAGTCAAGAATTTACGACCTACCAAGATGGGCAGACGGCCATGAAGATTCACATCCTACAAGGGGAACGTGAATTGGTGGAGCATTGTCGTTCTCTTGGAGAATTTAATTTAACGGGTATTCCGCCTATGACAGCAAATGCGGCCAGAATTGCTGTAACATTTCAGGTTGATGTGGATGGGTTATTAACGGTCTCTGCTACGGAGAAAACAACGAATATCAGCCAAGAAGTAACTCTAAAACCGTCTTATGGATTGACGGAAGAAGATTATGTGCGCATTTTGCGTGAAAACGTGGTTCATGGACAAAAAGACATTAAAAATCGTCTTTTGATCGAAGCCAAAGTTAAAGCGCAGCAGTTGCTCCATCAATTGGATAAGGCTATTAAAGTTGATGGCGATTTATTGACAGCCATAGAACATAATAATCTTCTTCAAGCTATGGAAGCTTTAGAGGAACGCTTGACAGATGGAGACCAAGACGCCATTGTAAAACGACAAAAATTGTTGGAGTCTATCAGTGCACCATTTGCGACACGCCGGGTAGAACGCTTGGTTGGAGAAGCGGTAACTATTTCTTCCCCACCAGAGAAGTAA
- the hscB gene encoding Fe-S protein assembly co-chaperone HscB, which yields MWKKKCNLVLFSEIPMRKGGAVVENHSMFKDLQNPFEILGMEATFDVDQTALDAAYFARQSLAHPDRFIHHSEPERQAATAQASSLNSAYETLKNPTLRAKALLTLKGIEIQGEEGKSVQDPQVLEEMMDLQEAVFEAHSPQDVSRIENQIQDRYLQVILSFGQALQKNLNRELPGLFLRLTYLSKLKEDLKVRQTQASLKML from the coding sequence ATGTGGAAGAAAAAATGCAATCTGGTTTTGTTTTCCGAAATCCCAATGAGAAAGGGCGGTGCGGTTGTGGAAAATCATTCCATGTTTAAGGATCTTCAAAATCCTTTTGAAATTTTAGGGATGGAAGCGACATTTGATGTTGACCAAACTGCGCTTGATGCTGCTTATTTTGCCCGCCAATCCTTAGCCCATCCGGATCGCTTCATTCACCATTCTGAACCTGAACGCCAGGCGGCAACAGCTCAAGCTTCTTCCCTAAACTCTGCTTATGAAACCTTAAAAAATCCCACTTTACGAGCAAAAGCTCTTTTGACTTTGAAGGGGATTGAGATTCAAGGGGAAGAGGGAAAATCAGTTCAAGATCCTCAGGTTTTAGAAGAAATGATGGATTTGCAGGAAGCTGTTTTTGAGGCACATTCTCCACAAGATGTCAGCCGGATTGAAAACCAAATTCAAGATCGTTACCTTCAAGTTATACTCTCTTTTGGGCAGGCTCTTCAAAAAAATCTCAATCGCGAATTGCCGGGGCTTTTTTTACGGTTGACGTATTTATCAAAATTGAAAGAGGATTTAAAAGTGCGCCAAACCCAAGCCTCACTAAAAATGCTGTAG
- a CDS encoding 2Fe-2S iron-sulfur cluster binding domain-containing protein, producing MPKMTFITPSGGRVDVDAPVGLSILEIAHRNKVELEGACEGSLACSTCHVIVESDWYELLSTATEDEEDMLDLAFGLTQTSRLGCQIIMTDELDGLVVRLPNATRNMMV from the coding sequence ATGCCAAAAATGACATTTATAACCCCATCAGGTGGTCGCGTTGATGTAGATGCACCGGTTGGCCTATCAATTTTAGAAATTGCTCATCGTAATAAGGTGGAGTTAGAAGGCGCTTGTGAAGGATCGTTGGCTTGCTCGACGTGCCATGTCATTGTGGAGTCGGACTGGTATGAACTTCTTAGTACTGCAACAGAAGATGAAGAAGATATGCTGGACCTTGCCTTTGGATTGACACAAACTTCTCGATTGGGGTGTCAAATTATAATGACAGATGAACTTGATGGCCTGGTGGTTCGCTTGCCGAATGCAACCCGGAACATGATGGTTTAG